The proteins below are encoded in one region of Vibrio sp. ED004:
- a CDS encoding TetR/AcrR family transcriptional regulator → MFGFGCKGDKQGIFGCKGVLSKKQQSIADREVELMLLAKDLVREQGFGNLTMDKLTAASSYSKGTIYNHFCSKEDVVLALCIHSLKAEALMFARSGEFEGNSREKVVALHVAYRIYVRMEPVLSTCAIMAKSPWVLEKASSARVAEMNELEELVIEQADLMVNQAVDAGDLKFPSGMGSDAIVFANWSIAFGSNALSQNASNSHCIKRLQDPYSVLYNANMLLDGLNWQPLSTDWDYRKTWRRVEQELFSEEIAYLESVGR, encoded by the coding sequence ATGTTTGGCTTTGGTTGTAAAGGCGATAAACAAGGTATCTTTGGTTGCAAAGGCGTGTTGTCTAAAAAGCAGCAGTCTATCGCAGACCGAGAAGTAGAGTTGATGTTGTTAGCAAAAGATCTGGTTCGAGAACAAGGGTTCGGAAACCTTACGATGGATAAGCTAACGGCCGCGAGCTCTTATTCGAAAGGTACAATATACAATCACTTTTGCAGCAAAGAAGACGTAGTTTTAGCCTTGTGTATTCACTCTTTAAAGGCCGAAGCATTAATGTTTGCTCGTTCTGGAGAGTTTGAAGGCAACTCACGCGAAAAGGTCGTTGCATTACACGTTGCTTACCGAATCTATGTTCGCATGGAGCCGGTACTATCAACCTGTGCGATCATGGCGAAAAGCCCGTGGGTACTAGAGAAAGCGTCTAGTGCACGCGTAGCCGAGATGAATGAACTGGAAGAATTGGTGATTGAACAAGCCGATTTAATGGTTAACCAAGCAGTTGATGCTGGTGACTTAAAGTTCCCTTCCGGTATGGGTTCAGACGCCATCGTGTTTGCAAACTGGTCAATCGCATTTGGTTCAAATGCCTTGTCACAGAACGCATCCAACAGTCATTGTATTAAGCGGTTACAAGACCCGTATTCAGTATTATACAACGCGAACATGCTACTAGACGGCCTCAACTGGCAGCCTCTTTCTACTGATTGGGACTACCGCAAAACTTGGCGTCGAGTAGAACAAGAACTGTTCAGCGAAGAGATTGCCTACTTAGAATCTGTAGGTCGATAG
- the pheT gene encoding phenylalanine--tRNA ligase subunit beta translates to MKFSESWLREWVKPAINSEELAHQITMAGLEVDDVEPVAGEFTGVKVGKVVECGQHPDADKLQVTKIDIGEADLDGNKQLLDIVCGASNCRLGLTVAVATVGAVLPGDFKIKKAKLRGVPSHGMLCSFSELGIDVESDGILELPEGTTLGMDVRELLELNDVTIDVDLTANRADCFSIRGLAREVGVLNRADVTEPTVEAVATSIEDTVSVEIKATDACPRYLGRVVKNVNVKAESPIWMQEKLRRCGIRSIDPVVDITNYVMLEQGQPMHAFDLAKIEGGIVVRLAEQGEKLTLLDGNEAELNSNTLVIADHNKALAIAGIFGGQDSGVTTETTDVLLEAAFFAPDHIRGRARAYGLHTDSSLRFERGVDSTLQAAAMERATQLLVEICGGEVAPVNGSESEADLPKANVVALRRAKLDSLLGHEIPSTDVVEILTRLGCEVETTDAGWTATSPSWRFDIAIEQDLIEEVGRIYGYDNIPNQAPKAALKMNDHKEANQPLKRVRDLLVDRGYHEAITYSFVEPEQQKLVVPGVEPLILPFPISADMSAMRLGLIQGLLNTVVHNQKRQQSRVRLFESGLRFIPEETAENGMRQEMMLAGVISGTRGEEHWDVATNTVDFFDLKGDLEAVLELTANEKAYSFKAAKHPALHPGQTAAIVVDGKEVGIIGTVHPELERKFGLNGRTIVFEIEWAAINTRVLPEAVAVSKFPANRRDIAVVVDEAVASGDIVEACIAAGGEFLTDAKLFDVYVGQGVEEGKKSLAIALSLQSVERTLEDADIAGSVDAIVASISEKFGAALRD, encoded by the coding sequence ATGAAATTCAGTGAATCTTGGCTACGCGAGTGGGTTAAACCTGCAATTAACAGCGAAGAGCTAGCTCACCAAATCACTATGGCTGGTTTGGAAGTTGACGATGTAGAACCTGTTGCTGGTGAATTCACCGGCGTTAAAGTAGGTAAAGTGGTTGAGTGCGGTCAGCACCCAGACGCAGACAAGCTACAAGTTACAAAAATTGATATCGGCGAAGCCGATCTTGATGGAAATAAACAGCTTTTAGACATCGTATGTGGTGCATCTAACTGTCGTCTTGGCCTAACTGTAGCAGTAGCAACAGTTGGCGCAGTACTTCCTGGTGACTTCAAAATCAAGAAAGCAAAACTACGTGGCGTTCCATCGCACGGCATGCTTTGTTCTTTCTCTGAGCTAGGTATCGACGTAGAGTCTGACGGCATCCTTGAGCTGCCAGAAGGCACAACGCTAGGTATGGACGTACGTGAGCTTCTTGAGCTTAACGACGTAACTATCGACGTAGACCTAACAGCAAACCGCGCAGACTGCTTCAGCATCCGTGGCCTTGCTCGTGAAGTTGGCGTACTAAACCGCGCAGACGTTACAGAGCCAACAGTTGAAGCTGTTGCAACAAGCATTGAAGACACAGTATCTGTTGAAATTAAAGCAACTGATGCTTGTCCACGTTACCTTGGCCGTGTGGTTAAGAACGTAAACGTGAAAGCGGAATCTCCAATCTGGATGCAAGAAAAACTGCGCCGTTGTGGTATCCGTTCAATCGACCCAGTTGTAGACATCACAAACTACGTGATGCTAGAGCAAGGCCAACCAATGCACGCATTTGATCTAGCTAAGATCGAAGGCGGTATCGTGGTTCGTCTAGCAGAGCAGGGCGAAAAGCTAACACTTCTAGATGGTAACGAAGCTGAACTAAACAGCAACACACTTGTTATCGCTGACCACAACAAAGCACTAGCAATCGCTGGTATCTTTGGCGGTCAAGATTCAGGTGTGACTACTGAAACAACAGACGTGCTTCTTGAAGCGGCATTCTTCGCACCGGATCACATCCGTGGTCGCGCACGTGCTTACGGTCTTCACACAGATTCTTCTCTACGTTTCGAACGTGGTGTTGATTCAACACTTCAAGCAGCAGCAATGGAGCGTGCAACACAGCTTCTAGTTGAAATCTGTGGTGGTGAAGTTGCGCCAGTAAACGGCAGCGAATCTGAAGCTGATCTTCCTAAAGCAAACGTAGTTGCTCTACGTCGCGCTAAGCTAGACAGCCTACTAGGTCACGAAATTCCATCTACAGACGTAGTGGAAATTCTTACTCGCCTAGGTTGTGAAGTTGAGACTACGGACGCAGGTTGGACGGCAACGTCTCCATCTTGGCGTTTCGATATCGCAATCGAGCAAGACCTAATTGAAGAAGTAGGTCGTATCTACGGTTACGATAACATTCCAAACCAAGCGCCTAAAGCGGCACTTAAAATGAATGACCACAAAGAAGCTAACCAACCGCTTAAGCGCGTTCGTGACCTTCTTGTAGACCGTGGTTACCACGAAGCAATCACATACAGCTTCGTCGAACCAGAACAGCAAAAGCTTGTTGTACCTGGTGTTGAGCCGCTAATCCTGCCATTCCCAATCTCTGCGGACATGTCAGCAATGCGTCTTGGCCTAATCCAAGGTCTACTAAACACAGTTGTTCACAACCAGAAGCGTCAACAGTCTCGCGTTCGTCTATTCGAATCAGGTCTACGTTTCATCCCTGAAGAAACAGCTGAAAACGGCATGCGCCAAGAAATGATGCTTGCGGGTGTTATCTCTGGTACTCGCGGTGAAGAGCACTGGGACGTTGCAACTAACACTGTTGACTTCTTCGACCTGAAAGGCGACCTAGAAGCAGTTCTAGAGCTAACAGCGAACGAAAAAGCTTACAGCTTCAAAGCAGCTAAGCACCCAGCACTTCACCCAGGTCAAACTGCGGCTATCGTAGTAGACGGCAAAGAAGTGGGTATCATTGGTACTGTTCACCCAGAACTAGAGCGTAAGTTTGGTCTAAACGGCCGTACTATCGTATTCGAAATCGAATGGGCAGCTATCAACACTCGCGTGCTTCCAGAAGCAGTAGCGGTATCTAAGTTCCCTGCAAACCGTCGTGATATCGCGGTTGTTGTTGACGAAGCAGTCGCTTCTGGCGACATCGTAGAAGCGTGTATCGCAGCTGGTGGCGAATTCCTAACAGACGCTAAACTATTCGACGTATACGTTGGTCAAGGCGTTGAAGAAGGTAAGAAGAGCCTAGCAATCGCACTTAGCCTACAGTCTGTAGAGCGCACACTAGAAGATGCAGACATCGCTGGTTCAGTAGATGCTATCGTAGCTTCAATCTCAGAGAAATTCGGCGCAGCACTTCGCGACTAA
- the tnpA gene encoding IS200/IS605 family transposase, whose translation MSRYNQASHVFWRCQYHIVWTPKYRFRILKNNVGKEVYRCINVYCNQLGCEVVELNVQVDHVHLVVKVPPKLSISKLMGVLKGKIALKLFSKFPYLRRNKLWGNHFWQRGYFVDSVGVNEEIIRRYVRHQEKKERVEQQQLALD comes from the coding sequence ATGAGCAGATATAATCAAGCTTCCCACGTATTTTGGAGATGTCAATATCACATAGTGTGGACACCAAAGTATCGATTTAGGATTTTGAAAAACAATGTAGGTAAAGAAGTTTATCGATGTATAAACGTTTACTGTAATCAACTTGGATGTGAAGTCGTTGAATTAAACGTTCAAGTTGACCACGTGCACTTGGTAGTAAAAGTTCCGCCTAAGTTATCGATATCCAAGTTGATGGGCGTATTGAAAGGCAAAATAGCTTTAAAACTCTTTAGTAAATTTCCATATTTAAGGAGAAACAAACTCTGGGGTAACCACTTTTGGCAAAGGGGCTATTTTGTCGATAGCGTAGGGGTTAATGAAGAAATCATTCGACGCTATGTAAGACATCAAGAGAAAAAAGAGCGCGTGGAGCAGCAGCAATTGGCGTTGGACTAA
- a CDS encoding beta family protein, protein MSVELSSYKKYLPIIKWRQGEYQALLRLKQGIKQNLYPLFVIPPIEFDFEEQKLKKSAEEHVEKLANRYKTKWGTASSLIDIDSSLHLDHVKDGRTIPEFVFDELRSVKGVFSPVIQMDYDASYINAVKKNWLAGGIGVGIRISLDELADPSNHTKILTLLSTLTCPTSSTDLIIDFRKGANYEPNEDVILMLSALLGLLPKINEFRSIYVAGTSLQLDLVKKPGSVQKRQDWIFYKSLHAKITRDFPRLGFGDYTIETPEFSSLDMRMMKPAAKLVYSYKDEWIIYKGGSFRDDTSQMKDLCSKLVNSPQNYFYGEPFSPGDKKIYDCAQGKCGTGNLSTWKEAAISHHLTLVVHQNASLNGFQTLP, encoded by the coding sequence ATGAGCGTTGAGTTAAGTTCCTATAAAAAGTATCTTCCCATCATAAAGTGGAGACAAGGTGAGTACCAAGCCCTGCTCCGCCTTAAGCAAGGCATAAAACAAAACCTATATCCTCTATTTGTAATCCCTCCTATTGAATTTGATTTCGAAGAACAAAAGCTTAAGAAGTCTGCGGAAGAACATGTAGAAAAGCTAGCCAACAGATATAAAACTAAATGGGGAACCGCTTCATCTCTCATAGATATAGACTCTAGCTTACACTTAGATCACGTTAAAGACGGTAGAACAATCCCTGAATTTGTATTCGATGAGCTTAGATCAGTCAAAGGAGTATTCTCTCCAGTGATTCAAATGGACTATGACGCAAGCTATATTAACGCAGTCAAAAAAAACTGGCTCGCTGGTGGTATCGGTGTGGGTATTAGAATTTCATTAGATGAATTAGCAGACCCTTCCAATCACACCAAAATTTTGACTCTATTGTCAACTTTGACATGTCCGACGTCTTCCACTGATTTGATTATCGACTTCAGAAAAGGAGCAAACTACGAACCAAACGAAGATGTTATTTTAATGTTATCTGCCCTTTTAGGGTTACTACCCAAGATCAATGAGTTTAGGTCGATATACGTGGCTGGCACATCACTACAACTAGATCTTGTTAAAAAGCCAGGTTCTGTCCAGAAACGACAAGATTGGATATTTTACAAATCGTTACATGCAAAAATCACGAGAGATTTCCCAAGATTAGGTTTTGGTGATTATACAATTGAGACTCCAGAGTTTAGCTCATTGGATATGCGAATGATGAAACCTGCAGCGAAACTTGTTTACTCATACAAAGATGAGTGGATTATCTATAAAGGAGGCTCTTTTAGAGATGACACTTCTCAAATGAAAGATTTGTGTTCCAAGTTAGTCAATTCACCTCAAAATTACTTTTATGGGGAACCATTTTCTCCAGGAGATAAGAAGATCTATGACTGCGCTCAGGGCAAGTGTGGTACGGGTAACCTGAGTACATGGAAAGAAGCAGCAATCAGTCATCACCTCACACTAGTTGTACACCAGAACGCCAGTTTGAACGGTTTTCAAACGTTACCTTAA
- a CDS encoding MMPL family transporter gives MSASAGFLRHNYDESSQMETVMEHDSQKLAFDHQNRDNRNVDSGDLNNSWHSIPTKRSFIVLLVVFSIIILSALGAKNLYFRGDYNIFFEGTNKQLMAFDEIQTTFAKTDNLAIVVAPEDGNVFTPETLTLIQNLTVDAWQIPYSSRVDSLANYQHTEAVEDDLLVEDLLYEEYEHTPERIAKVKQIALNEPLLKNALVSASGDVTIVNVTVQLPEVDKTAEVQEVIAAINTMIAKYQADYPNVEFHKAGIIAMNNAFMMSAQEDSSTLVPLMLLVVLVFLTFMLRSFFSVVATLVVIISSIVATMGLSGWAGMFLSTATVNVPTLVLTLAVADCVHVIVTMRQAMQRGMEKAQAIQYSIKLNAMPILITSVTTAIGFLMMNMSDSPVLRDFGNLSALGVIIACFLSVTMLPALLKLLPVKSLPANPLAAYKVTFMDKLGDFVVTNRKALLPISTLVIVGAAALIPLNKVNDESVKYFDTSSEFRQAADFMEETVSGMTTISIAVKTNESQAIADPVFLQAIGDFTEWLRVQPETDHVATLSDVYMRLNKNMHGDDDSYYQLPLNRELAAQYLLLYEMSLPYGLDLNNQINVDKSSIKMVLTVDNLGSMELVELEERIYSWFAANAPQYEVVASSPSLMFAHIGETNMASMLSTLPITLVLISGLMIFALRSVRLGVISLVPNIAPAIIGFGLWALISGEINLGLSVVVTLTLGIVVDDAVHFLSKYQRARMEGKSAEEAVRYAFHTVGRALWITTVVLVAGFSVLAMSSFRLNSDMGLLSAIVIFIALVVDFILLPSLLMIFDKQTHYSDKPQHESKPLKAELTTAEQSSPAGELSTSTK, from the coding sequence TTGTCAGCTTCGGCTGGCTTTTTAAGACACAACTATGACGAATCGTCACAAATGGAGACTGTGATGGAACATGACAGCCAGAAGCTCGCTTTCGATCACCAAAATCGAGATAACCGTAACGTCGATAGCGGGGATCTAAATAACAGTTGGCACTCAATACCGACCAAGCGTTCGTTTATCGTTCTGCTGGTGGTTTTTTCAATCATCATTCTCTCTGCATTAGGGGCAAAGAACCTCTACTTTAGAGGGGACTACAACATCTTCTTCGAAGGCACCAACAAACAGTTGATGGCGTTCGACGAAATTCAAACTACCTTTGCAAAAACCGATAACCTCGCGATTGTTGTCGCGCCTGAAGATGGCAATGTCTTCACCCCAGAAACCCTCACCCTAATTCAAAACCTCACGGTCGATGCGTGGCAGATTCCGTACTCAAGCCGTGTCGATTCCCTTGCCAATTATCAGCATACCGAAGCGGTTGAAGACGACCTCTTGGTCGAAGACTTGCTGTATGAAGAATACGAGCACACACCAGAGCGAATCGCCAAAGTAAAACAGATCGCTCTCAACGAACCACTGCTTAAAAACGCTTTAGTGTCAGCCTCTGGTGATGTGACCATTGTGAACGTCACCGTGCAATTGCCTGAAGTGGATAAAACCGCCGAAGTGCAAGAAGTCATTGCAGCAATCAACACCATGATCGCTAAGTATCAAGCCGATTATCCGAATGTCGAATTCCATAAAGCGGGCATCATTGCCATGAACAACGCGTTTATGATGTCGGCTCAAGAAGACAGTTCAACGCTGGTTCCGTTAATGCTGTTGGTGGTGTTGGTGTTCCTGACCTTTATGTTGCGCTCATTCTTTAGTGTGGTGGCTACCTTAGTTGTGATTATCTCGTCGATTGTCGCGACCATGGGTTTGTCTGGCTGGGCTGGGATGTTCCTCAGCACCGCGACGGTTAACGTTCCAACCTTAGTATTAACCCTTGCTGTTGCCGATTGTGTTCACGTGATTGTGACCATGAGACAAGCAATGCAACGCGGGATGGAGAAAGCACAAGCCATTCAATACAGCATCAAGCTTAATGCGATGCCGATCTTAATTACTTCTGTCACCACCGCGATTGGTTTCTTGATGATGAACATGTCGGATTCTCCCGTATTGCGAGACTTCGGTAACTTGTCGGCATTGGGCGTGATCATCGCGTGTTTTCTCTCTGTGACTATGCTTCCTGCGCTGTTAAAACTCTTGCCAGTTAAGAGCTTGCCAGCAAATCCATTAGCGGCATATAAAGTGACCTTCATGGATAAGCTCGGTGACTTTGTCGTGACCAATCGTAAAGCATTGCTGCCTATTTCTACTCTTGTGATTGTGGGTGCTGCCGCGTTAATTCCACTCAACAAAGTGAATGATGAATCGGTGAAGTATTTCGATACATCAAGTGAGTTCAGACAAGCAGCCGATTTCATGGAAGAGACCGTAAGCGGCATGACCACCATCAGCATCGCAGTCAAAACCAACGAATCTCAAGCGATTGCTGATCCTGTGTTCTTACAAGCGATTGGCGACTTTACTGAGTGGCTACGCGTTCAACCAGAAACCGACCATGTGGCCACGCTTTCCGATGTTTACATGCGTTTGAATAAGAACATGCATGGCGATGATGACAGTTACTACCAACTGCCACTTAACCGTGAACTTGCCGCGCAATACCTACTGCTATATGAGATGTCTCTGCCTTATGGGTTGGACCTAAACAACCAGATCAACGTCGATAAGTCATCGATCAAAATGGTACTTACGGTAGACAACCTAGGCAGTATGGAATTGGTGGAACTCGAAGAGCGCATCTACTCATGGTTTGCCGCTAATGCACCTCAGTATGAAGTGGTCGCGTCGAGCCCATCACTGATGTTTGCTCACATCGGCGAAACCAACATGGCGAGCATGCTCTCGACTCTACCTATCACCTTAGTGCTTATCTCTGGCTTGATGATCTTTGCATTGCGCTCGGTTCGCTTAGGGGTGATCAGCCTAGTGCCAAACATTGCTCCGGCAATTATCGGCTTCGGCTTGTGGGCGCTTATCTCGGGTGAAATCAACTTGGGTTTGTCGGTCGTTGTCACCCTTACATTGGGTATCGTGGTCGATGATGCAGTGCATTTCTTGAGTAAATACCAACGCGCCAGAATGGAAGGAAAATCAGCAGAAGAAGCGGTTCGTTACGCCTTCCACACCGTTGGTCGCGCATTGTGGATCACCACCGTTGTACTTGTGGCGGGTTTCTCGGTATTGGCGATGTCGAGCTTCAGACTCAACTCCGACATGGGCTTACTCAGTGCGATTGTGATTTTCATTGCGTTGGTGGTCGACTTCATCTTGCTACCGAGCTTACTGATGATCTTCGACAAACAGACTCACTACTCAGATAAACCTCAGCACGAATCAAAGCCACTTAAAGCCGAGTTAACTACAGCAGAGCAATCTAGCCCAGCTGGCGAACTGTCTACTTCGACTAAATAA
- a CDS encoding sce7726 family protein has translation MFKNYSIEIEKMFATNDSEIREAFHKKKLKSQHEDNQTLVIDELGLMHGSNRIDIAVVNGCIHGYEIKSSKDTLTRFKDQLDTYMKTLQKLTVIVAPNHTSGILDVAPDWVGIIIATKGSKGAIHFRTLRKAKRNPKVEAIKVAHLLWKDETQALLEELGVSSNNRRATRLDLYKTLVEHISTDQLVKNIKVTFENRSNWRSGVQLV, from the coding sequence TTGTTTAAAAATTACTCGATTGAGATTGAAAAGATGTTTGCGACCAATGATTCTGAAATTAGAGAAGCATTTCATAAAAAAAAGTTAAAGAGCCAGCATGAAGATAACCAAACTCTTGTAATTGATGAGCTAGGGCTTATGCATGGTTCGAATCGGATTGATATTGCTGTTGTTAATGGCTGTATACATGGGTATGAAATTAAAAGCTCTAAAGACACATTAACGCGCTTTAAAGATCAACTTGATACTTATATGAAAACTTTACAGAAGTTGACTGTAATTGTTGCGCCAAACCATACAAGCGGTATTTTAGATGTAGCTCCTGATTGGGTCGGTATCATCATTGCAACTAAAGGAAGTAAAGGAGCTATACATTTTCGAACGCTTCGAAAAGCGAAAAGAAATCCTAAGGTTGAAGCTATAAAAGTTGCGCACCTTTTGTGGAAAGATGAAACTCAAGCTTTGCTTGAGGAGCTAGGAGTCTCATCTAATAACCGTCGAGCTACCAGGCTAGACCTATACAAAACTCTCGTTGAACATATCAGTACAGATCAGCTTGTAAAAAATATTAAGGTAACGTTTGAAAACCGTTCAAACTGGCGTTCTGGTGTACAACTAGTGTGA
- a CDS encoding outer membrane lipoprotein-sorting protein — translation MKIVKQTLVKTLFAFSSLTVGAVLAFPALADPAKGLEIAEQRKAVDMGWGDSVATMEMLLRNKQGESSTRLMRLKSLEVDDDGDKGLTIFDEPRDVKGTAFLNHSHITKSDDQWLYLPALKRVKRISSRNKSGPFMGSEFAYEDLSSFELKKYTFNYIEDAKIEGVDTFVLEQVPTDKNSGYTMQKVWLDQQYYRPVQVEFYDRKGALLKTLSFQDYKQYLNQYWRAHTMSMQNHQTGKSTVLTTTDLAFQTGLKDKDFQKNTLKRAK, via the coding sequence ATGAAAATCGTTAAACAAACTCTCGTTAAGACACTATTTGCTTTCAGTTCATTAACCGTGGGTGCTGTATTAGCTTTCCCTGCGTTAGCCGACCCTGCGAAAGGCTTAGAAATTGCCGAACAACGTAAAGCCGTTGATATGGGGTGGGGCGATTCTGTCGCGACCATGGAAATGCTGCTTCGTAATAAACAAGGTGAAAGCAGCACACGCCTAATGCGATTGAAGTCGTTAGAAGTGGATGACGATGGAGACAAAGGACTGACTATTTTTGATGAGCCACGCGACGTAAAAGGCACGGCTTTCTTAAACCATTCACACATCACTAAGTCTGATGATCAATGGTTGTATCTGCCTGCATTGAAACGTGTAAAACGCATCTCTTCACGTAACAAATCTGGCCCGTTTATGGGCAGTGAATTTGCTTATGAAGACTTAAGCTCGTTTGAGCTGAAAAAGTACACTTTCAACTACATTGAAGACGCCAAAATTGAAGGCGTGGATACCTTTGTTTTGGAGCAAGTACCGACCGATAAAAACTCCGGCTACACCATGCAAAAAGTATGGCTAGACCAACAATATTACCGCCCAGTTCAAGTGGAATTTTACGATCGCAAAGGCGCACTGCTAAAAACCCTGTCGTTCCAAGACTACAAACAGTACCTAAACCAATACTGGCGCGCACACACCATGTCGATGCAAAACCACCAAACAGGCAAAAGTACGGTATTAACCACGACAGATTTAGCCTTCCAGACCGGTCTTAAGGACAAGGACTTTCAAAAAAACACACTTAAACGTGCAAAGTAA
- a CDS encoding outer membrane beta-barrel protein, with protein MKKTLLALALLGASSTAMADSWLYGGVMGGQNSFAGEDENAVGIHVGTGILPLIGVEAGYWDLGSFDNVSYGNRAKQGVDVSTAYLAIKPSIDFGPLHVYAKGGLHSYEVKGDNFKQDDVDIMYAVGAEYFIFGPLSVGASYQNFKMKDDDAGVFSLNATIHLL; from the coding sequence ATGAAAAAAACGTTATTGGCACTAGCACTACTAGGTGCATCTTCAACCGCAATGGCTGACTCTTGGTTGTACGGCGGTGTAATGGGTGGTCAAAACTCATTCGCTGGTGAAGATGAAAATGCGGTGGGCATCCACGTAGGTACAGGTATTTTGCCACTAATCGGTGTTGAAGCGGGTTACTGGGATCTAGGTTCTTTCGACAACGTTAGCTACGGTAACCGTGCTAAGCAAGGTGTTGACGTAAGCACTGCTTATCTAGCGATCAAACCAAGTATCGACTTCGGTCCTCTTCACGTATACGCGAAGGGTGGCCTTCACTCTTACGAAGTAAAAGGCGATAACTTCAAGCAAGACGACGTTGATATCATGTACGCTGTAGGCGCTGAATACTTCATCTTTGGTCCACTATCTGTAGGCGCTAGCTACCAAAACTTCAAAATGAAAGATGACGACGCAGGCGTTTTCTCTCTAAACGCAACTATCCACCTACTGTAA
- the pheS gene encoding phenylalanine--tRNA ligase subunit alpha: MQHLEEIIANATTAIDTADSLVALDEVRVQYLGKKGELTLQLQSLGKLPPEERRTAGQEINKAKGAVQQAIAARKDALQRAELEAKLAEETIDVSLPGRRIENGGLHPVTRTVERIEQFFGELGFSTESGPEIEDAFHNFDALNIADDHPARTDHDTFFFNPDLMLRTHTSGVQIRTMENGKPPFRFIAPGRVYRNDYDQTHTPMFHQVEGMLVDENVNFAQLKGILNDFLCNFFEEEVEVRFRPSFFPFTEPSAEVDVKRKDGKWLEVLGCGMVHPNVLRSVGIDPEKYSGFAFGMGVERLTMLRYGVNDLRAFFENDLRFLKQFK, encoded by the coding sequence ATGCAACATCTAGAAGAGATCATTGCTAATGCAACGACTGCTATTGATACAGCAGATTCGTTAGTCGCACTTGATGAAGTGCGAGTTCAGTATTTAGGTAAGAAGGGTGAACTAACTCTTCAACTACAAAGCCTAGGTAAACTTCCACCTGAAGAGCGTCGCACTGCTGGTCAAGAGATCAACAAAGCGAAAGGTGCTGTTCAACAAGCGATCGCAGCTCGCAAAGACGCACTACAACGTGCAGAGCTTGAAGCGAAACTAGCTGAAGAAACTATCGATGTGAGCCTACCAGGTCGTCGCATTGAGAACGGTGGTCTTCACCCAGTTACTCGCACAGTTGAGCGTATCGAACAGTTCTTTGGTGAGCTTGGCTTTAGCACTGAGTCTGGCCCTGAGATCGAAGATGCATTCCACAACTTTGATGCACTAAACATCGCAGACGATCACCCAGCTCGTACTGATCACGATACTTTCTTCTTCAACCCTGATCTAATGCTACGTACGCACACTTCTGGTGTTCAAATCCGTACGATGGAAAACGGCAAACCGCCATTCCGCTTCATTGCTCCGGGTCGTGTTTACCGTAACGACTACGATCAAACTCACACGCCAATGTTCCACCAAGTGGAAGGTATGTTAGTTGATGAGAACGTAAACTTCGCACAACTTAAAGGCATTCTTAACGATTTCCTTTGTAACTTCTTTGAAGAAGAAGTTGAAGTGCGTTTCCGTCCTTCATTCTTCCCGTTCACAGAGCCTTCAGCTGAAGTTGACGTGAAACGTAAAGATGGCAAATGGCTAGAAGTTCTAGGCTGTGGCATGGTTCACCCTAACGTACTTCGCTCTGTTGGCATCGACCCTGAGAAATACTCTGGTTTTGCATTCGGTATGGGTGTAGAGCGTCTAACGATGCTTCGTTACGGCGTAAATGACCTTCGTGCGTTCTTCGAGAACGACCTTCGTTTCCTTAAACAATTCAAGTAA